A genomic region of Mycobacterium senriense contains the following coding sequences:
- a CDS encoding multicopper oxidase family protein — MTMALNRRQFGKWAGVALTAAVGSAGAGAGAACSRPSPQGPPGGKPDYTLRIGSGKVELAPDRIVSTLTYNGQFPGPLLRFKEGRRTWVDVFNDTEFPEQLHWHGQHVGVDVDGAAEEGTPDIPAHGMRRISFVPGPAGMRFYHTHVVPRADLSRGQYTGLVGPVYIEPAQDAGAYDQEIFLTLKEFEPAFSRGGDMASDFLAGEQDRDLRERGESAMAASLARGEAPGNEVGYGAFAINGRMLGHGDPIRVQAGQRVLFHVLNGSATETRSLALPGHTFTIVALDGNPVPTRAAVPVLWLGAGERISAIVSMASPGVWVLGDLSDDDRGHGMGVVVEYAGRGGDPQWAAPPPFTWDYRLFGTPQRADVQLPDRTIDMLIEKRNAADNGFNVWTINGVPFAMDTNKPVLDIERGRRYRLRFHNASDDLHPMHLHRHTFEIARFAGTPTAGVRKDVALLGGYQSMEIDFVADQPGLSLLHCHQQIHMDYGLMLLLNCS; from the coding sequence CTGACGATGGCGCTCAACCGGCGTCAGTTCGGCAAGTGGGCCGGGGTCGCACTGACGGCCGCGGTGGGAAGTGCCGGTGCCGGGGCGGGGGCCGCGTGTTCGCGCCCGTCGCCTCAGGGCCCACCCGGCGGCAAACCCGATTACACGTTGCGGATCGGCTCCGGGAAGGTCGAACTGGCCCCGGACCGGATCGTGTCGACCCTGACCTACAACGGTCAATTTCCCGGCCCGCTGCTGCGGTTCAAGGAAGGCCGGCGCACCTGGGTCGACGTCTTCAACGACACCGAGTTCCCGGAGCAGTTGCACTGGCACGGCCAGCACGTCGGCGTCGACGTCGACGGCGCCGCCGAAGAGGGCACCCCCGACATACCCGCACACGGAATGCGCAGGATCTCCTTCGTTCCCGGCCCGGCGGGCATGCGCTTTTATCACACCCACGTCGTCCCGCGTGCCGATCTCTCGCGCGGCCAGTACACGGGCTTGGTCGGTCCGGTCTACATCGAGCCCGCGCAGGACGCCGGTGCATACGATCAGGAAATCTTCTTGACGCTCAAGGAGTTTGAACCCGCCTTCAGTCGCGGGGGCGACATGGCCAGTGACTTTCTGGCCGGTGAGCAGGACCGAGATCTCAGGGAGAGAGGCGAGTCGGCCATGGCCGCCTCGCTGGCTCGTGGTGAGGCACCCGGCAACGAGGTCGGGTACGGGGCATTCGCGATCAACGGGCGCATGCTGGGCCACGGCGATCCCATCCGCGTGCAGGCCGGTCAGCGGGTGCTGTTCCATGTTCTCAACGGCAGCGCGACCGAGACACGCAGTTTGGCCCTGCCCGGGCACACCTTCACCATCGTCGCGCTGGATGGGAACCCGGTGCCCACGCGGGCCGCCGTGCCGGTGTTGTGGCTCGGGGCGGGCGAACGGATCTCGGCCATTGTCAGCATGGCCAGTCCGGGTGTCTGGGTGCTGGGCGATCTGTCCGACGACGACCGCGGCCACGGCATGGGCGTGGTCGTCGAATATGCCGGGCGCGGCGGGGATCCGCAATGGGCAGCGCCCCCGCCCTTCACGTGGGATTACCGCCTGTTCGGCACACCCCAGCGGGCGGACGTTCAACTGCCCGACCGCACCATCGACATGTTGATCGAAAAACGCAACGCCGCGGATAACGGGTTCAACGTCTGGACGATCAACGGTGTGCCCTTTGCGATGGACACCAACAAGCCCGTGCTGGACATCGAGCGCGGTAGGCGTTACCGGCTGCGGTTCCACAACGCCAGCGACGACCTGCACCCGATGCACTTGCACCGTCACACGTTCGAAATCGCCCGGTTCGCCGGGACACCGACCGCCGGCGTCCGCAAGGACGTCGCCTTGCTCGGCGGCTACCAGAGCATGGAGATCGATTTCGTCGCCGACCAGCCCGGCCTTTCCCTGCTGCATTGCCATCAACAAATCCACATGGATTACGGGCTCATGCTGCTGCTCAACTGCAGCTGA
- a CDS encoding flavin reductase family protein yields the protein MSDPGTEAFDKLVALLNYPMFVVTTQADGTPAGCLVGFASQTSIHPPRFMVGLSRRNHTFRIAHDASHLAVHVFDHDHLDVVELFGSQTSDKVDKFDRCSWHPGPEGLPILDDAAAWFVGEIRERFSLGDHVGHLLAPVGGSPPRELEAWVSFGDVRELEPGHEA from the coding sequence ATGTCCGACCCGGGAACCGAAGCATTCGACAAGCTGGTGGCGCTGCTGAACTATCCGATGTTCGTCGTCACCACGCAGGCCGACGGCACCCCGGCCGGCTGCCTGGTGGGTTTCGCCAGCCAGACCAGCATCCATCCGCCCCGGTTCATGGTCGGCCTATCCCGGCGCAACCACACCTTCCGCATCGCCCACGACGCCTCCCACCTGGCCGTGCACGTGTTCGACCACGACCACCTGGACGTGGTCGAACTCTTCGGCAGCCAGACAAGCGACAAGGTCGACAAGTTCGACCGATGTTCCTGGCACCCCGGCCCCGAAGGGCTGCCCATCCTCGACGACGCCGCCGCCTGGTTCGTCGGCGAGATCCGGGAACGTTTCTCGCTGGGCGACCACGTCGGGCACCTGCTCGCGCCGGTGGGCGGCAGTCCGCCAAGGGAATTGGAGGCCTGGGTGTCGTTCGGCGACGTGCGCGAGCTGGAACCCGGCCATGAGGCCTAG
- a CDS encoding APC family permease, which yields MSTPPAGGELRRSLGVFDAVVIGLGSMLGAGIFAALGPAARAAGSGLLLGLALAAVVAYCNATSSARLAARYPASGGTYVYGRQRLGDFWGYLAGWGFVVGKTASCAAMALTVGVYAWPEQAHAVAVAAVVALTAVNYGGVRKSAWLTRIIVAVVLAVLAAVVVAAFTSAAAGAVQLRPTGATTGGVVQAAGLLFFAFAGYARIATLGEEVRDPARTIPRAIPLALTITLTVYALVAVAAFAVLGPGRLAQTAAPLVETARAAGAGWLVPVVRVGAVIAALGSLLALILGVSRTTLAMARDRHLPHPLAVVHPRFRVPHRAELLIGVVVAILAATTDLRDAIGFSSFAVLIYYAIANASAFTLGPDEGRPHRAIPVIGLLGCLVLAFAMPPGSVLSGVAVLGVGVAAYLIRRFLAPTGLRHNRNRA from the coding sequence ATGAGCACCCCGCCAGCCGGCGGCGAATTGCGCCGGAGCCTCGGTGTTTTCGACGCGGTGGTGATCGGGCTGGGGTCGATGCTCGGTGCCGGCATTTTCGCGGCGCTGGGTCCCGCCGCGCGTGCTGCCGGCTCGGGACTGCTGCTGGGCCTGGCGTTGGCCGCGGTGGTGGCCTACTGCAACGCCACCTCCTCCGCGCGGCTGGCGGCGCGCTACCCCGCCTCGGGCGGCACCTATGTCTACGGCCGACAACGGTTGGGAGACTTCTGGGGTTACCTGGCCGGGTGGGGCTTCGTCGTCGGCAAGACCGCGTCGTGCGCGGCGATGGCGTTGACCGTCGGCGTCTATGCGTGGCCGGAACAGGCTCATGCGGTGGCCGTCGCGGCGGTGGTGGCCCTGACCGCGGTGAACTACGGCGGCGTGCGAAAGTCGGCCTGGCTGACCCGCATCATCGTCGCCGTGGTGCTCGCCGTGCTGGCCGCGGTGGTGGTCGCCGCGTTCACCTCCGCGGCGGCCGGCGCCGTTCAACTCCGCCCGACCGGCGCCACCACCGGGGGCGTAGTGCAAGCCGCCGGTCTGCTGTTCTTCGCTTTTGCAGGTTATGCGCGCATCGCGACGCTGGGTGAGGAGGTGCGCGACCCGGCTCGCACGATCCCACGGGCGATACCACTGGCACTGACCATCACCCTGACCGTCTACGCGCTGGTCGCGGTGGCCGCGTTCGCCGTGCTGGGGCCGGGCCGGCTGGCCCAGACCGCCGCCCCGCTCGTCGAAACGGCCCGCGCGGCGGGCGCGGGCTGGCTGGTCCCCGTGGTGCGGGTGGGCGCGGTGATCGCGGCACTGGGCTCGTTGCTCGCATTGATCCTCGGCGTCTCGCGCACCACGCTGGCGATGGCGCGCGACCGCCATCTCCCCCACCCGCTGGCGGTCGTGCACCCGCGCTTCCGGGTGCCTCACCGGGCGGAGCTGCTGATCGGCGTGGTCGTGGCGATTCTGGCCGCCACCACCGATCTTCGCGACGCCATCGGGTTTTCCTCGTTCGCCGTGCTGATCTATTACGCCATCGCCAACGCCTCCGCCTTCACCCTCGGCCCCGATGAGGGTCGCCCACACCGCGCCATTCCGGTGATCGGGCTGCTGGGCTGCCTGGTGCTGGCGTTCGCGATGCCGCCCGGTTCGGTGCTGTCCGGTGTGGCGGTGCTGGGCGTCGGCGTCGCCGCCTACCTGATTCGGCGCTTCCTTGCCCCGACAGGGTTGCGGCACAACCGGAATCGCGCCTGA
- a CDS encoding ArsR family transcriptional regulator → MAAADRADVPPLMRMAAHPLRWALLTELASGDHRVRELAAAVGEPQNLVSYHLRLLRSAGLVDARRSSFDGRDTYYWLNLTNCAKAFRSAAAALHPALAPGLCTGAAPRSVLFLCTGNSARSPMAAALLEKRGQGRIRTASAGSHPKSQLHVNAIRVMRDEYGIDLSGTRPQSLAAVSRRRFDCVITLCDKVREYASDHDLATTMHWSLPDPSAAGAGYPQFRRVAGELSRRIDFFVPDSGTRTVGR, encoded by the coding sequence ATGGCCGCGGCCGATCGGGCGGACGTTCCACCGCTGATGCGGATGGCGGCGCACCCACTGCGGTGGGCGCTGCTGACCGAACTGGCATCCGGGGACCACCGGGTGCGGGAATTGGCTGCCGCCGTCGGCGAGCCGCAGAACCTGGTCTCGTATCACCTGCGGCTGTTGCGTTCGGCCGGACTCGTCGATGCGCGACGCAGCAGCTTTGATGGCCGCGACACCTACTACTGGTTGAACCTGACGAACTGCGCCAAGGCATTTCGTTCGGCCGCCGCCGCGCTGCATCCGGCGTTGGCGCCCGGGCTCTGCACCGGGGCGGCACCTCGGTCGGTGTTGTTCTTGTGCACCGGCAACAGCGCGCGCTCACCCATGGCCGCGGCGCTGCTCGAGAAACGCGGCCAGGGCCGCATTCGGACGGCGAGCGCCGGCAGTCATCCGAAATCACAGCTGCACGTCAACGCTATACGGGTCATGCGGGACGAATACGGCATCGACCTCAGCGGCACCCGGCCCCAATCCCTGGCCGCGGTTTCCCGACGCCGCTTCGACTGCGTGATCACGCTGTGTGACAAGGTGCGCGAGTACGCAAGCGACCACGACCTGGCCACCACGATGCATTGGAGCTTGCCCGATCCGTCGGCCGCCGGTGCCGGCTACCCGCAATTTCGCCGCGTGGCAGGCGAATTGAGCCGCCGCATCGACTTCTTTGTGCCCGATTCGGGCACCCGTACGGTCGGGCGCTGA
- a CDS encoding TIGR03560 family F420-dependent LLM class oxidoreductase, producing MQCRIFADPSNGATYQELADSARLAEQFGYAGFFLSDHYHPFAGDGRPGPTDVWTTLAGLARETARIRLGSLVTSVTFRHPGPLAIVVAQVDEMSEGRIEFGLGAGYFEPEHVAYGIPFPPVGERFDRLGEALELITGLWETPVGQSYSFTGRCFQLRDAPALPKPRQKPRPPIILGGIGTKRTPALAARFADEFNLQTSRRRAPGDQRKSELKSPARQIELVRAAAADIGRDPAGIAFSMTALVGVEHSREQATAAIDPAHFASQTFDGTTFCGSVAQIIDALGRYTELGISRLYVRAPTNMASLAGNFELLAADVLPQLARL from the coding sequence ATGCAATGCCGAATCTTCGCCGACCCCAGCAACGGTGCGACTTACCAGGAGCTGGCCGACTCCGCGCGGCTGGCAGAGCAATTCGGCTACGCCGGATTTTTTCTGTCCGATCACTACCACCCGTTCGCCGGTGACGGCCGGCCCGGGCCGACGGACGTCTGGACGACGTTGGCCGGGCTGGCGCGCGAAACCGCACGCATTCGGCTCGGGTCGTTGGTGACATCGGTGACCTTCCGCCACCCCGGACCGCTCGCGATCGTGGTGGCGCAAGTGGACGAGATGAGTGAGGGGCGCATCGAATTCGGCCTCGGCGCCGGGTATTTCGAGCCCGAACACGTCGCATACGGGATTCCGTTCCCGCCCGTCGGGGAGCGTTTCGACCGGCTCGGCGAGGCGCTGGAGCTGATCACCGGGCTCTGGGAGACCCCGGTGGGGCAAAGCTACTCCTTCACCGGCCGGTGCTTCCAGTTGCGCGATGCGCCGGCGCTGCCCAAACCCCGGCAAAAGCCGCGCCCGCCAATCATTCTCGGCGGCATCGGGACAAAGCGCACCCCCGCGTTGGCGGCGCGGTTCGCCGACGAGTTCAACCTGCAGACCAGCCGTCGTCGCGCGCCGGGCGACCAGCGCAAGAGCGAACTCAAAAGCCCGGCGCGCCAGATCGAGCTGGTCCGCGCGGCCGCCGCGGACATCGGCCGCGACCCCGCCGGCATCGCCTTCTCGATGACCGCACTGGTCGGTGTCGAGCACAGCCGCGAACAGGCCACGGCCGCAATCGATCCCGCACACTTCGCGTCACAGACGTTCGACGGCACCACATTCTGCGGCTCTGTCGCTCAAATCATCGACGCGCTGGGCCGCTACACCGAACTCGGCATCTCCCGGCTCTACGTGCGGGCCCCGACCAACATGGCGAGCCTGGCCGGGAACTTCGAGTTGCTGGCCGCCGACGTGCTCCCCCAGCTCGCGAGGTTGTGA
- a CDS encoding pyrimidine reductase family protein: MSESPRISAVPSIIELAPFYADPPDGVRANMIFSADGAAAFRGRAGPLSCPTDQRLLNILRGLADVVLVGAGTARAENYGPVRLSDAARARRHHEGRAEPPPIAVVSRSGELPPRLFSNPDQQPILVTCARTAAQQDPDDDRQHVMVAGEDSVDVSRAVAMLREQGMHRILCEGGPTLLDELVEADAVTEICVTLAPKLAASQPVGQRTHPAGLPAPVTMRLEHALVCDGYLYLKYCR, encoded by the coding sequence GTGAGCGAGTCGCCCCGGATCAGTGCCGTACCCAGCATCATCGAACTCGCGCCGTTCTACGCCGATCCCCCGGACGGCGTACGCGCCAACATGATCTTCAGCGCCGACGGCGCCGCCGCGTTCCGCGGTCGCGCCGGTCCGCTGTCCTGCCCCACCGATCAGCGGCTGTTGAACATCCTGCGCGGACTCGCCGACGTCGTGCTCGTCGGCGCCGGCACCGCCCGTGCCGAAAACTATGGCCCGGTACGGCTGAGCGATGCGGCGCGCGCCCGACGGCACCACGAAGGGCGGGCCGAACCACCCCCGATCGCCGTGGTGAGCCGCAGCGGTGAACTACCGCCCCGGCTGTTCAGCAATCCGGATCAGCAGCCGATCCTGGTGACCTGCGCACGAACCGCGGCACAACAGGATCCCGACGACGATCGGCAACACGTCATGGTCGCCGGGGAGGACTCGGTGGACGTCTCGCGTGCGGTCGCAATGCTGCGGGAGCAGGGCATGCACCGCATCCTGTGCGAGGGCGGACCGACACTGCTCGACGAGTTGGTGGAAGCCGATGCTGTCACCGAGATCTGCGTGACACTGGCCCCCAAGCTGGCGGCGAGCCAGCCGGTGGGCCAGCGGACACACCCGGCGGGGCTTCCCGCCCCGGTCACCATGCGACTCGAGCACGCGTTGGTCTGCGACGGCTACCTGTATTTGAAATATTGCCGATGA